A region from the Wansuia hejianensis genome encodes:
- a CDS encoding Gfo/Idh/MocA family protein: MSNQFPLGDKELKIGILGMSEGNAHPFSWSAMYNNYNKEEMDKWTRELYPTIPAYLGKQPSETLAIPGAHITHICFTGYADRKMAENCARASLIPNVVDKPEDMIGEVDAVICATDIGAEHIERCRPFLEAGLPMFIDKPLVDNEEDLKTFVKWRDEGAHFISSSSMRYSKAMEPFYENHYEFGKLRYICSPMAKKWETYGIHAVEGMFNLLGRGFDSVQNTGTYESTMVHLHHESGCYVDIPMGIGMAGLGIMILGEGGSTLVKDGDSYYAFKKQMDNFVHYLRTGEEPCPFEDTIEMMKIIIAGIRSREEGGRKVMLSEIKER; encoded by the coding sequence ATGTCCAATCAATTTCCACTCGGAGACAAAGAACTGAAAATCGGTATCCTCGGCATGTCTGAGGGCAACGCGCATCCCTTCTCCTGGAGCGCCATGTACAACAATTACAACAAAGAAGAAATGGACAAATGGACGAGGGAGCTGTATCCCACAATTCCTGCATATCTGGGCAAGCAGCCGTCTGAGACTCTGGCGATCCCGGGCGCTCACATCACTCACATCTGCTTTACAGGCTATGCCGACAGGAAGATGGCTGAGAACTGCGCGCGCGCTTCACTCATTCCCAATGTGGTGGATAAGCCGGAAGACATGATCGGCGAAGTCGATGCCGTTATCTGTGCCACCGATATCGGCGCTGAGCACATCGAGCGCTGCCGTCCTTTCCTGGAAGCAGGGCTGCCCATGTTCATCGATAAACCTCTGGTTGATAATGAAGAAGATCTGAAGACATTTGTAAAATGGCGTGATGAGGGAGCACATTTCATATCTTCCTCCTCCATGCGCTACAGCAAGGCTATGGAGCCCTTCTATGAGAACCACTACGAGTTCGGCAAGCTCCGCTACATCTGCAGCCCCATGGCCAAAAAATGGGAAACCTACGGAATTCACGCGGTTGAAGGCATGTTTAACCTGCTGGGACGGGGATTCGATTCCGTGCAGAACACCGGAACCTATGAGAGCACCATGGTCCATCTCCACCACGAGAGTGGCTGTTATGTGGACATTCCCATGGGAATCGGTATGGCCGGACTTGGAATCATGATTCTGGGTGAAGGCGGCTCCACCTTGGTCAAGGATGGCGACTCCTATTACGCATTCAAGAAACAGATGGACAACTTTGTGCACTATCTGCGCACCGGGGAAGAACCTTGCCCGTTCGAGGATACAATCGAGATGATGAAGATTATCATCGCCGGAATCCGCAGCCGTGAAGAAGGCGGAAGAAAAGTAATGCTTTCTGAAATCAAAGAACGGTAA
- a CDS encoding IMP cyclohydrolase: protein MEMLSLEQDLKSNSYPGRGIVIGRSGDGKSAVTAYFIMGRSENSRNRVFVEDGEGIRTQAFDPSKLTDPSLIIYAPVRVLGNKTIVTNGDQTDTIYEGMDKQLTFEQSLRIREFEPDAPNYTPRISGILHVENGTFSYALSILKSNNGNPAQCNRFTFAYNECVAGEGHFIHTYMHDGNPLPSFEGEPKLVAIPDEIGAFTDMLWDSLNEDNKVSLFVRYIDIATGKYETKIVNKNC, encoded by the coding sequence ATGGAAATGTTATCACTGGAACAGGATCTGAAGAGTAATTCTTATCCCGGAAGAGGTATCGTGATCGGACGGTCCGGGGATGGGAAATCAGCCGTAACTGCTTATTTTATCATGGGCAGAAGTGAAAACAGCAGAAACCGTGTGTTTGTGGAAGATGGCGAGGGCATCCGCACGCAGGCATTTGACCCCTCGAAGCTGACAGACCCGAGCCTGATCATTTATGCGCCGGTGCGCGTTTTGGGCAATAAGACAATTGTGACGAATGGGGATCAGACGGATACGATTTATGAGGGAATGGACAAACAGCTGACCTTTGAACAGTCTCTGCGCATCCGTGAATTTGAGCCTGACGCTCCCAATTATACGCCGAGGATTTCCGGCATTTTGCATGTGGAGAACGGAACCTTCAGCTATGCCCTTTCGATTCTGAAGAGCAACAACGGTAATCCGGCACAGTGCAACCGCTTTACTTTTGCATATAATGAGTGTGTGGCCGGGGAAGGGCATTTTATCCATACCTATATGCATGACGGTAACCCGCTGCCGAGCTTTGAGGGCGAGCCGAAGCTGGTGGCCATTCCTGATGAGATCGGCGCTTTTACAGATATGCTGTGGGACAGCCTGAATGAGGACAACAAAGTATCCCTATTCGTCCGCTATATCGATATTGCAACCGGTAAATATGAGACTAAAATTGTTAATAAAAATTGCTGA
- a CDS encoding phosphoribosylaminoimidazolecarboxamide formyltransferase: MKELELKYGCNPNQKPSRIYVADGGDLPIQVLSGRPGYINFLDAFNGWQLVRELEKATGLPAATSFKHVSPAGAAVGLPMSDVLKKIYWVDDMGELSPLACAYARARGADRMSSFGDFVSLSDICDKDTASLIKREVSDGVIAPGYTDEALEILKSKKNGNYCVIQIDENYVPAPLEHKEVFGVTFEQGRQELVIDDAFLSNVVTEKKDIPAEALRDLKISLITLKYTQSNSVCFVKDGQAIGVGAGQQSRVHCTRLAGQKADNWWLRQCPKVLNLPFVDGIRRADRDNAIDVYIGEEYMDVLADGAWQKIFKEKPEVFTREEKRAWLDQMTGVTLGSDAFFPFSDNIERAHKSGVQYVAEPGGSVRDDAVIECCNKYGMAMAFTGIRLFHH; the protein is encoded by the coding sequence ATGAAGGAACTGGAATTAAAATATGGATGTAACCCCAACCAGAAGCCGTCCCGGATCTATGTGGCGGACGGCGGCGACTTGCCCATTCAGGTGCTCTCCGGACGGCCCGGATATATCAATTTTCTGGATGCGTTCAACGGCTGGCAGCTGGTGCGTGAATTGGAGAAAGCCACAGGACTTCCGGCGGCGACCTCCTTTAAGCATGTGTCTCCTGCAGGAGCCGCCGTAGGCCTTCCCATGAGCGATGTTCTGAAGAAGATTTACTGGGTGGATGATATGGGCGAGCTTTCACCGCTGGCATGTGCCTATGCGAGAGCAAGAGGCGCTGACAGGATGTCTTCCTTTGGTGATTTTGTTTCTCTGTCAGATATATGTGATAAAGACACGGCTTCTCTGATTAAAAGAGAGGTTTCGGACGGAGTGATCGCGCCTGGATATACCGATGAAGCATTAGAGATTCTCAAAAGCAAGAAAAACGGCAATTATTGTGTAATCCAGATCGATGAGAATTATGTGCCCGCGCCTCTGGAACACAAAGAAGTGTTTGGCGTTACCTTTGAGCAGGGCAGGCAGGAACTGGTGATTGATGATGCGTTCCTGTCCAATGTAGTGACAGAGAAGAAAGACATTCCTGCGGAAGCGCTGAGAGATCTGAAGATCTCCCTGATTACCCTGAAATATACTCAGTCTAATTCTGTCTGCTTTGTCAAAGATGGACAGGCGATCGGCGTTGGCGCCGGACAGCAGTCAAGGGTTCACTGTACCCGCCTTGCCGGGCAGAAGGCCGACAACTGGTGGCTGCGCCAGTGCCCGAAGGTGCTGAACCTGCCCTTCGTAGACGGCATCCGCCGTGCGGACAGGGATAACGCGATTGATGTTTATATCGGCGAGGAGTACATGGATGTTCTGGCTGACGGCGCATGGCAGAAGATCTTCAAGGAGAAGCCAGAGGTTTTCACGAGAGAGGAAAAACGTGCCTGGCTGGATCAGATGACAGGCGTGACACTTGGTTCAGACGCCTTCTTCCCCTTCTCCGACAATATCGAAAGAGCGCATAAGAGCGGTGTGCAGTACGTAGCAGAGCCAGGAGGTTCCGTGCGTGATGATGCAGTGATCGAATGCTGCAATAAATATGGAATGGCAATGGCCTTCACAGGAATCCGTCTGTTCCATCACTGA